In the genome of Streptomyces pactum, one region contains:
- the nudC gene encoding NAD(+) diphosphatase — MTTWTERTTAVPIALTGDSGIDRAAHHRLDEPWLAAAWSHPTTRVFVVSGGQALVDDTPDGRTELVMTPAFEAPPTETHRYFLGTDADGVRYFALQKDALPGRIDQSARPAGLREAGALLSARDAALMAHAVALENWQRMHRFCSRCGERTVIAAAGHIRRCPACGAEHYPRTDPAVIMLVTDDQDRALLGRQVHWPEGRFSTLAGFVEPGESIEQAVVREVAEEAGVVVAEVEYVASQPWPFPSSLMLGFMARAGSSEIQVDGEEIHEARWFSREDLRTAFATGEVLPPSGISIAARLIERWYGEPLPQG, encoded by the coding sequence GTGACCACCTGGACCGAACGCACCACCGCCGTACCGATCGCGCTGACCGGCGACAGCGGGATCGACCGTGCCGCCCACCACCGCCTGGACGAGCCGTGGCTGGCCGCGGCGTGGAGCCACCCCACCACCCGCGTCTTCGTGGTCTCCGGCGGGCAGGCACTCGTGGACGACACCCCCGACGGGCGTACCGAACTCGTCATGACCCCGGCTTTCGAGGCGCCCCCCACCGAGACGCACCGCTACTTCCTCGGCACGGACGCCGACGGGGTGCGGTACTTCGCCCTGCAGAAGGACGCCCTGCCGGGCCGGATCGACCAGTCGGCCCGCCCGGCCGGCCTGCGGGAGGCCGGCGCGCTGCTGTCGGCCCGGGACGCGGCGCTGATGGCGCACGCCGTGGCGCTGGAGAACTGGCAGCGGATGCACCGCTTCTGCTCCCGCTGCGGGGAGCGCACCGTGATCGCGGCCGCCGGGCACATCCGCCGCTGCCCCGCCTGCGGCGCGGAGCACTACCCGCGCACCGACCCGGCGGTGATCATGCTGGTCACCGACGACCAGGACCGTGCGCTGCTGGGCCGCCAGGTGCACTGGCCGGAGGGCCGCTTCTCCACCCTGGCCGGGTTCGTGGAGCCGGGGGAGTCGATCGAGCAGGCCGTGGTCCGCGAGGTGGCGGAGGAGGCCGGCGTGGTGGTCGCGGAGGTGGAGTACGTCGCCAGCCAGCCGTGGCCGTTCCCCTCCAGCCTGATGCTCGGCTTCATGGCCCGGGCCGGCTCCTCGGAGATCCAGGTGGACGGCGAGGAGATCCACGAGGCGCGCTGGTTCTCCCGGGAGGACCTGCGGACCGCGTTCGCCACCGGCGAGGTGCTGCCGCCCTCGGGGATCTCGATCGCGGCCCGGCTCATCGAACGCTGGTACGGGGAGCCGCTGCCGCAGGGCTGA
- a CDS encoding mycoredoxin: protein MPGTVTMYSTTWCGYCRRLKSQMDREGIAYVEVNIEEDPESAAFVEKANGGNQTVPTVLFEDGSTLTNPSLAQVKAKIGVSGV from the coding sequence ATGCCGGGCACTGTGACGATGTACAGCACCACCTGGTGCGGCTACTGCCGCCGGCTGAAGAGCCAGATGGACCGTGAGGGCATCGCCTACGTCGAGGTCAACATCGAGGAGGACCCCGAGTCGGCGGCCTTCGTGGAGAAGGCGAACGGCGGCAACCAGACCGTACCGACCGTGCTGTTCGAGGACGGCTCCACGCTGACCAACCCCTCGCTCGCGCAGGTCAAGGCCAAGATCGGCGTCTCCGGCGTCTGA
- a CDS encoding ATP-dependent DNA helicase UvrD2, giving the protein MTAATPPTLFPRVSAPSEYAEPPRDADAVLEGLDPEQREVALALHGPVCVLAGAGTGKTRAITHRIAYGVRAGILQPASVLAVTFTNRAAGEMRGRLRQLGAGGVQARTFHSAALRQLQYFWPRAIGGEVPRLVERKVQLVAEAAARCRVRLDRNELRDVTGEIEWSKVTQTVPEEYPVAAARAGRQPPRDAAEIARIYAGYEELKRDRGVIDFEDVLLLAVGVLQDRADIADQVRAQYQHFVVDEYQDVSPLQQRLLDLWLGDRDSLCVVGDASQTIYSFTGATPDHLLDFRARHPGATVIRLIRDYRSTPQVVHLANGLLAQARGRAAEHRLELVSQRPAGPEPVYAEYADEPAEAEGTARRIRELLDSGVRAAEIAVLYRVNAQSELYEQALADAGVPYQLRGAERFFERPEVREAGLLLRGAALANRVGTQPAGGATAADDGDLPSQVRAVLSSRGWTPEPPAGSGAVRDRWESLAALVRLAEDFARARPDAGLADLVAELDERAAAQHAPTVEGVTLASLHAAKGLEWDAVFLVGLTEGMMPITYARTDEQIEEERRLLYVGVTRARRHLGLSWALARSPGGRTGRRPSRFLNGLRPGSSAPGGGRPAVTGAGHGAGVERGTAPRRGRRAPVRCRVCGRTLTDAGEIKLMRCEDCPSELDEALYERLREWRADRARELGQPAYCVFTDKTLLAIAEAVPGTEPELARISGVGRRKVAAYGADVLALCAGEEPGHDPENSSRK; this is encoded by the coding sequence GTGACAGCAGCAACGCCCCCCACCCTGTTCCCCCGGGTATCCGCGCCGAGCGAGTACGCGGAGCCGCCGCGCGACGCCGACGCGGTGCTCGAAGGGCTCGACCCCGAGCAGCGTGAGGTGGCCCTGGCGCTGCACGGGCCGGTGTGCGTGCTGGCCGGCGCGGGCACCGGCAAGACCCGGGCCATCACCCACCGGATCGCCTACGGCGTCCGTGCGGGCATCCTGCAGCCCGCCAGCGTCCTCGCCGTCACCTTCACCAACCGCGCCGCCGGGGAGATGCGCGGCCGGCTGCGGCAGCTGGGTGCCGGGGGCGTCCAGGCCCGTACCTTCCACTCCGCCGCGCTCCGCCAGCTCCAGTACTTCTGGCCCCGGGCGATCGGCGGCGAGGTGCCGCGGCTGGTGGAGCGGAAGGTGCAGCTGGTCGCCGAGGCCGCCGCGCGCTGCCGGGTCCGGCTGGACCGCAACGAGCTGCGCGACGTCACCGGGGAGATCGAGTGGTCCAAGGTCACTCAGACGGTCCCCGAGGAGTACCCGGTCGCCGCCGCCCGGGCCGGACGCCAGCCGCCCCGCGACGCGGCCGAGATCGCCCGGATCTACGCGGGGTACGAGGAACTCAAGCGCGACCGCGGGGTGATCGACTTCGAGGACGTGCTGCTGCTCGCCGTCGGTGTGCTCCAGGACCGTGCCGACATCGCCGACCAGGTGCGCGCCCAGTACCAGCACTTCGTGGTCGACGAGTACCAGGACGTCAGCCCCCTCCAGCAGCGGCTGCTGGACCTGTGGCTGGGAGACCGGGACAGCCTGTGCGTGGTCGGTGACGCCAGCCAGACGATCTACTCCTTCACCGGCGCCACCCCGGACCACCTGCTCGACTTCCGGGCCCGTCACCCCGGTGCGACCGTGATCCGGCTGATCCGTGACTACCGCTCCACCCCCCAGGTGGTGCACCTGGCCAACGGGCTGCTCGCCCAGGCCCGGGGCCGCGCCGCCGAGCACCGGCTGGAGCTGGTCTCGCAGCGGCCGGCGGGCCCGGAGCCGGTGTACGCCGAGTACGCCGACGAGCCCGCCGAGGCCGAGGGCACCGCCCGGCGCATCCGGGAGCTCCTCGACTCCGGGGTGCGGGCCGCCGAGATCGCCGTCCTGTACCGGGTCAACGCCCAGTCCGAGCTGTACGAGCAGGCGCTCGCCGACGCCGGGGTGCCCTACCAGCTCCGCGGCGCCGAGCGGTTCTTCGAACGGCCCGAGGTGCGTGAGGCGGGTCTGCTGCTGCGCGGTGCCGCCCTGGCGAACCGGGTGGGCACCCAGCCGGCCGGCGGGGCCACCGCGGCGGACGACGGCGACCTGCCCTCCCAGGTACGGGCGGTGCTCTCCAGCCGCGGCTGGACCCCCGAACCCCCGGCCGGCTCCGGCGCGGTGCGGGACCGCTGGGAGTCGCTGGCGGCGCTGGTACGGCTCGCCGAGGACTTCGCCCGCGCCCGGCCGGACGCGGGCCTGGCGGACCTGGTCGCGGAACTGGACGAGCGGGCCGCCGCCCAGCACGCGCCCACCGTCGAGGGGGTCACCCTCGCCTCCCTGCACGCCGCCAAGGGGCTGGAGTGGGACGCGGTGTTCCTGGTCGGACTCACCGAGGGCATGATGCCGATCACCTACGCCCGGACCGACGAGCAGATCGAGGAGGAACGCAGACTGCTCTACGTCGGTGTCACCCGGGCCCGCCGGCACCTCGGCCTGTCCTGGGCGCTGGCCCGGTCCCCCGGCGGGCGCACCGGCCGCCGGCCCAGCCGGTTCCTGAACGGGCTGCGGCCCGGTTCCTCGGCGCCCGGTGGTGGCCGGCCCGCCGTCACCGGTGCCGGCCACGGCGCCGGGGTCGAGCGCGGGACGGCGCCCCGGCGCGGGCGGCGCGCCCCGGTCCGCTGCCGGGTCTGCGGCCGGACCCTCACCGACGCGGGCGAGATCAAGCTGATGCGCTGCGAGGACTGCCCCTCGGAGCTGGACGAGGCGCTGTACGAACGGCTTCGGGAGTGGCGGGCCGACCGCGCCCGGGAACTCGGCCAGCCGGCTTATTGCGTGTTCACCGACAAAACTCTCCTCGCCATCGCCGAGGCGGTCCCGGGAACCGAACCGGAGCTGGCCCGCATCTCAGGAGTGGGACGCCGGAAAGTGGCCGCATACGGTGCTGATGTGCTGGCACTGTGTGCCGGCGAGGAGCCCGGACACGACCCGGAAAACTCGTCGAGAAAATAG
- a CDS encoding WhiB family transcriptional regulator — protein sequence MQLKAHAPSVTDLQPPPDSSEDSLNAPLALTDLDDAIENLGTAVPCRSYDPEVFFAESPEDVEYAKSLCRTCPLREACLAGAKDRREPWGVWGGELFVQGVVVARKRPRGRPRKNPVAA from the coding sequence GTGCAACTCAAGGCACACGCCCCGTCCGTGACCGACCTGCAGCCCCCGCCCGACTCCTCGGAGGACTCCTTGAACGCCCCGCTCGCCCTGACCGACCTCGACGACGCCATCGAGAACCTCGGCACGGCCGTACCCTGCCGCTCCTACGACCCCGAGGTCTTCTTCGCCGAGTCGCCGGAGGACGTCGAGTACGCCAAGTCCCTGTGCCGCACCTGTCCGCTCCGGGAGGCGTGCCTGGCCGGCGCCAAGGACCGCCGTGAGCCGTGGGGCGTCTGGGGCGGCGAACTGTTCGTCCAGGGTGTCGTGGTGGCCCGCAAGCGGCCCCGTGGCCGCCCGCGCAAGAACCCGGTCGCGGCATGA
- a CDS encoding ABC1 kinase family protein, whose amino-acid sequence MSDLPRKAITRTAKLATLPLGFAGRATLGLGKRLGGRPAEIVARELQQRTADQLFKVLGELKGGAMKLGQAMSVFESALPEEIAKPYRAALTKLQEAAPPMPTRTVHAVLAERLGADWRELFTEFDDKPAAAASIGQVHRAVWHDGRAVAVKLQYPGAGDALLSDLNQLARFSKVLAPLAPGIELKPLIAELRERLSEELDYELEAETQQAHAEEFADDPDVLVPAVVHYGREILITEWMDGKPLSEVIANGTTEERDRAGQLLTRFLFSGPYRTGLLHGDPHPGNFRLITDDAPDGPPEKWRLGVLDFGTVDRLPDGFPQEIGVALRMALEGDADGLYALIRQEGFVKPNIQIDPQSLIDYLLPMIEPARTDAFVFTRGWMRGQAARVADRKSPLYELGNQINLPPSYLLIHRVCLSTIGVLCQLGATVALRGELEDWVPGFLPEEEWDGVEDDAEYGEHAEHGEHGEGSAGGAGEDGVTEEDGEAAAEEHEATAVGEAAEDGEEADAADDAGSGTAGKAGGRRPGTATPEPTSA is encoded by the coding sequence ATGTCTGATCTTCCGCGCAAGGCGATCACACGAACCGCCAAGTTGGCCACGCTGCCGCTGGGGTTCGCCGGACGGGCCACCTTGGGCCTGGGGAAGCGGCTCGGGGGGCGGCCGGCCGAGATCGTCGCCCGGGAGCTGCAGCAGCGCACCGCCGATCAGCTCTTCAAGGTGCTCGGTGAGCTCAAGGGCGGGGCGATGAAGCTCGGCCAGGCGATGTCGGTCTTCGAGTCCGCGCTGCCGGAGGAGATCGCCAAGCCGTACCGGGCGGCGCTCACCAAGCTCCAGGAGGCCGCGCCCCCGATGCCGACCCGCACGGTCCACGCCGTCCTGGCGGAGCGGCTGGGTGCCGACTGGCGGGAGCTGTTCACCGAGTTCGACGACAAGCCCGCCGCGGCGGCCTCCATCGGCCAGGTGCACCGCGCGGTGTGGCACGACGGCCGGGCGGTGGCGGTCAAGCTCCAGTACCCCGGGGCCGGCGACGCGCTGCTGTCCGATCTGAACCAGCTGGCCCGGTTCTCCAAGGTGCTGGCCCCGCTCGCCCCGGGCATCGAGCTGAAGCCGCTCATCGCCGAGCTGCGGGAGCGGCTCTCGGAGGAGCTGGACTACGAGCTGGAGGCGGAGACCCAGCAGGCGCACGCGGAGGAGTTCGCGGACGACCCGGACGTCCTGGTGCCCGCCGTGGTGCACTACGGCCGGGAGATCCTGATCACCGAGTGGATGGACGGCAAGCCGCTGTCGGAGGTGATAGCGAACGGTACGACCGAGGAGCGGGACCGGGCCGGACAGTTGCTCACCCGGTTCCTGTTCTCCGGCCCGTACCGCACCGGACTGCTCCACGGCGACCCGCACCCGGGCAACTTCCGGCTGATCACCGACGACGCCCCGGACGGGCCGCCGGAGAAGTGGCGGCTGGGCGTGCTCGACTTCGGCACCGTCGACCGGTTGCCCGACGGCTTCCCCCAGGAGATCGGTGTGGCGCTGCGGATGGCGCTGGAGGGGGACGCCGACGGGCTCTACGCCCTGATCCGCCAGGAAGGGTTCGTCAAGCCGAACATCCAGATAGACCCGCAGTCCCTGATCGACTACCTGCTGCCCATGATCGAGCCGGCGCGGACCGACGCGTTCGTCTTCACCCGCGGCTGGATGCGCGGGCAGGCGGCCCGGGTGGCCGACCGGAAGTCGCCGCTGTACGAGCTGGGCAACCAGATCAACCTGCCCCCGTCGTACCTGCTGATCCACCGGGTGTGCCTGAGCACCATCGGGGTGCTCTGCCAGCTGGGGGCGACGGTCGCGCTCCGCGGCGAGCTGGAGGACTGGGTGCCGGGCTTCCTCCCCGAGGAGGAGTGGGACGGTGTCGAGGACGATGCCGAGTACGGCGAGCACGCTGAGCACGGCGAGCACGGCGAGGGGTCCGCCGGTGGCGCCGGGGAGGACGGCGTCACCGAGGAGGACGGCGAGGCCGCCGCCGAGGAGCACGAGGCCACGGCCGTGGGTGAGGCCGCGGAGGACGGGGAGGAGGCGGACGCGGCGGACGACGCGGGGTCCGGCACGGCGGGGAAGGCCGGCGGCCGACGGCCGGGCACGGCGACTCCGGAGCCCACCTCGGCCTGA
- a CDS encoding ThiF family adenylyltransferase, with product MYPLLKPALRHGWRDRETVQFGVAPAHAMVLGPVDAATGDFLELLDGTRSLPLLREEARRLGLPEGAADALVDRLVTAGLLDDPAGGGEPAAAVRGSRGWDRVRPDVAALSLVHPAPGAGIRAMGVRRETWVRVRGAGRVGAAVAAVLSASGVGRVEVTDGGCVEPADVAPAGLAPDQIGERREAAAGRLVRRASPWGRTRRVTDGDRAGPALVVLAPRDGLAAYAPDPAEAAPLLAAGVPHLYTGVVEGTGVVGPLVLPGVTPCAGCLAAHRADREPYWGRLLAQWRSGRRRGPAACDTALATMVTGLTAAHALIFLDGRLPASAGARLEPALPALTCTPLHIEAHPECPCGAAGSSKEGYPSAPEASHVTMAG from the coding sequence ATGTATCCGCTGCTCAAGCCCGCGCTGCGGCATGGCTGGCGCGACCGGGAGACGGTGCAGTTCGGGGTGGCCCCGGCGCACGCCATGGTGCTGGGGCCGGTGGACGCCGCCACCGGTGACTTCCTGGAGCTGCTCGACGGCACCCGGAGCCTGCCGCTGCTGCGCGAGGAGGCCCGGCGGCTGGGCCTGCCGGAGGGGGCGGCGGACGCGCTGGTGGACCGGCTGGTGACCGCCGGGCTGCTGGACGACCCGGCCGGTGGCGGGGAGCCGGCCGCCGCGGTGCGGGGCAGCCGGGGCTGGGACCGGGTCCGGCCCGACGTGGCCGCGCTCTCACTGGTCCACCCGGCCCCCGGGGCGGGGATACGGGCGATGGGGGTCCGGCGGGAGACCTGGGTGAGGGTGCGCGGCGCGGGCCGGGTGGGCGCGGCGGTGGCGGCGGTGCTCTCGGCGTCCGGCGTGGGACGGGTCGAGGTGACGGACGGTGGCTGCGTCGAGCCCGCGGACGTGGCGCCCGCCGGGCTGGCGCCGGACCAGATCGGCGAGCGCAGGGAGGCCGCCGCCGGCCGGCTGGTGCGGCGCGCCTCGCCCTGGGGCAGGACGCGGCGGGTGACCGACGGGGACCGGGCGGGACCGGCGCTGGTGGTCCTCGCCCCACGGGACGGGCTGGCGGCGTACGCGCCGGACCCGGCCGAGGCGGCACCCCTGCTGGCCGCCGGCGTCCCCCACCTCTACACGGGGGTCGTCGAGGGCACCGGGGTGGTGGGGCCACTGGTGCTGCCGGGGGTCACCCCGTGCGCGGGCTGTCTGGCGGCACACCGGGCGGACCGGGAGCCGTACTGGGGGCGGCTGCTGGCCCAGTGGCGGTCCGGCCGGCGCCGTGGACCGGCCGCGTGCGACACCGCGCTGGCCACGATGGTGACCGGTCTCACGGCCGCGCACGCCCTCATCTTCCTCGACGGACGGCTTCCGGCCAGCGCCGGGGCACGGCTGGAACCAGCTCTCCCGGCTCTGACCTGCACTCCCCTGCATATCGAGGCCCATCCGGAGTGTCCTTGCGGGGCCGCCGGCTCTTCGAAGGAGGGATATCCCTCGGCGCCGGAGGCGTCGCACGTAACAATGGCCGGGTGA
- a CDS encoding M48 metallopeptidase family protein produces the protein MPVDPLQSAPKPQRGVSSPRSAGPRTDAVEVRRSSRRRRTVSAYREGDRTVVLIPARMSEAEERRWVGVMLDKLAAQESRRRPGDAELTARAERLSDQYLAGRARPATVRWVTNQNTRWGSCTPAEGSIRLSHRLQGMPEYVVDYVLLHELAHLLVPGHGPRFWQLLDAYPRTERARGYLEGVVAAGRLPHPPGPRAD, from the coding sequence GTGCCCGTCGATCCCCTGCAGAGCGCCCCGAAGCCCCAGCGCGGCGTGTCGAGCCCGCGGAGCGCAGGCCCGCGGACGGACGCGGTCGAGGTCCGCAGGAGCAGCCGCCGGCGCAGAACCGTCTCCGCCTACCGCGAGGGCGACCGCACCGTGGTGCTCATCCCGGCCCGGATGTCGGAGGCGGAGGAGCGCCGCTGGGTCGGGGTGATGCTCGACAAGCTGGCGGCCCAGGAGAGCCGGCGCAGACCGGGTGACGCCGAGCTGACGGCCCGCGCCGAGCGGCTCTCCGACCAGTACCTGGCCGGCCGGGCGCGGCCGGCCACCGTGCGGTGGGTGACCAACCAGAACACCCGCTGGGGCTCGTGCACCCCCGCCGAGGGCAGCATCCGCCTCTCCCACCGGCTCCAGGGGATGCCCGAGTACGTCGTGGACTACGTCCTGCTGCACGAACTGGCCCACCTGCTGGTGCCCGGACACGGCCCGCGTTTCTGGCAGCTGCTGGACGCCTACCCCCGGACCGAGCGGGCCCGCGGTTACCTGGAGGGCGTGGTGGCCGCCGGCCGGCTGCCGCATCCGCCCGGGCCCCGCGCCGACTGA
- a CDS encoding AIM24 family protein, translating to MDQQMITGYAPTPVTARMENHGSSMLKVAMTSGQDLFARTGSMVAYEGFVQYEPNPPAVRQMASQWVTGEGAPLMKCSGDGLLYLADYGADVVCINLNGDSLSVNGTNLLAFDAHLQWGVQRVKGMAKFAGQGLFNVGLSGTGWVALTSRGTPIVVDCGRGEDETSVDPDALVAWSTNLKMKGKRSFKASSMIGRGSGEAYQLAFSGQGFVVVQPSEDSTDRLRARG from the coding sequence ATGGACCAGCAAATGATCACGGGCTACGCCCCGACCCCCGTCACGGCCCGCATGGAGAACCACGGCAGCAGCATGCTCAAGGTCGCCATGACCAGCGGCCAGGACCTGTTCGCCCGCACCGGCTCGATGGTCGCCTACGAGGGCTTCGTGCAGTACGAGCCCAACCCGCCCGCGGTGCGTCAGATGGCCTCGCAGTGGGTCACCGGGGAAGGCGCCCCGCTGATGAAGTGCAGCGGCGACGGCCTGCTCTACCTCGCCGACTACGGCGCGGACGTGGTGTGCATCAACCTCAACGGCGACTCGCTGTCGGTCAACGGCACCAACCTGCTCGCCTTCGACGCGCACCTCCAGTGGGGCGTGCAGCGCGTCAAGGGCATGGCGAAGTTCGCCGGGCAGGGACTGTTCAACGTCGGGCTCTCCGGCACCGGCTGGGTCGCCCTGACCTCCCGGGGCACCCCGATCGTCGTTGACTGCGGCCGGGGCGAGGACGAGACGTCCGTGGACCCGGACGCCCTCGTCGCCTGGTCCACCAACCTCAAGATGAAGGGCAAGCGCAGCTTCAAGGCGTCGTCGATGATCGGCCGGGGCAGCGGCGAGGCGTACCAGCTCGCCTTCTCCGGGCAGGGCTTCGTCGTCGTCCAGCCCAGCGAGGACAGCACCGACCGGCTCCGGGCGCGGGGCTGA
- a CDS encoding AIM24 family protein, producing the protein MQSPLFGLTETQSQDRYAIQNPQLLRVALNGQEDVLARKGAMVAYQGLIEFDGEYQSAGQRRQRARTGEGLDLMRCSGQGSVYFANLAQYIHVMDVDHEGLTVDSAYVLALDSTLHWEAVAVDSQFGISGSGKYNLNITGRGKVALMTSGQPLMLQVTPDKYVNADADAIVAWSTSLRVQMQAQTHSSGVWRRRGNTGEGWELSFLGQGYALVQPSELLPPQNAVVGQGAAAQFGMGQQGARGQNQGNHFGS; encoded by the coding sequence ATGCAGAGCCCGCTTTTCGGTCTCACCGAGACCCAGAGCCAGGACCGGTACGCGATCCAGAACCCGCAGCTGCTGCGGGTCGCCCTCAACGGCCAGGAGGACGTCCTCGCCCGCAAGGGGGCGATGGTCGCGTACCAGGGGCTGATCGAGTTCGACGGCGAGTACCAGAGCGCCGGCCAGCGGCGCCAGCGCGCCCGGACCGGCGAGGGCCTGGACCTGATGCGCTGCTCCGGCCAGGGCAGCGTCTATTTCGCCAACCTCGCCCAGTACATCCACGTGATGGACGTCGACCACGAAGGGCTGACCGTGGACAGCGCGTACGTGCTGGCCCTGGACTCCACCCTGCACTGGGAGGCCGTCGCGGTGGACAGCCAGTTCGGCATCTCCGGCTCCGGCAAGTACAACCTCAACATCACCGGGCGGGGCAAGGTCGCCCTGATGACCTCCGGCCAGCCGCTGATGCTCCAGGTCACCCCGGACAAGTACGTCAACGCCGACGCCGACGCGATCGTCGCCTGGTCCACCTCGCTGCGCGTGCAGATGCAGGCCCAGACGCACTCCTCCGGGGTGTGGCGGCGGCGCGGCAACACCGGCGAGGGCTGGGAGCTGAGCTTCCTCGGCCAGGGATACGCGCTGGTGCAGCCCAGCGAGCTGCTGCCGCCGCAGAACGCGGTGGTCGGGCAGGGCGCCGCGGCCCAGTTCGGCATGGGACAGCAGGGCGCCCGGGGCCAGAACCAGGGCAACCACTTCGGCAGCTGA
- a CDS encoding NUDIX hydrolase: protein MTLHGDAGRVLAGWDAPDDEQERLRLAYGEHLARHPDGVWRECAPGHITASALVIDPERERVLLTLHRKLRMWLQMGGHCEPGDARLADAALREATEESGVAGLTLLPGGPVRLDRHLTPCAWHLDVQYAAVAPAGATAAISDESLDLRWFGYAEVAEVADASVGRLVTAARALL, encoded by the coding sequence GTGACCCTGCACGGTGACGCCGGCCGGGTGCTCGCCGGGTGGGACGCGCCCGACGACGAGCAGGAGCGGCTGCGGCTGGCGTACGGCGAGCACCTGGCCCGCCACCCGGACGGGGTGTGGCGCGAGTGCGCCCCCGGGCACATCACGGCGAGCGCCCTGGTGATCGACCCGGAGCGGGAGCGGGTGCTGCTGACCCTCCACCGCAAGCTGCGGATGTGGCTGCAGATGGGCGGGCACTGCGAGCCGGGGGACGCCCGGCTCGCGGACGCGGCGCTGCGGGAGGCGACCGAGGAGTCCGGGGTGGCGGGTCTGACCCTGCTGCCCGGCGGTCCGGTGCGGCTGGACCGCCACCTGACGCCGTGCGCCTGGCACCTGGACGTCCAGTACGCGGCCGTGGCCCCGGCCGGTGCGACCGCCGCGATCAGCGACGAGTCGCTGGACCTGCGCTGGTTCGGTTACGCGGAGGTGGCCGAGGTCGCCGACGCCTCGGTCGGCCGGCTGGTGACCGCCGCCCGCGCGCTGCTCTGA
- a CDS encoding zinc-dependent metalloprotease: protein MSDTPFGFGLPPEEPEDGDNGKQKGGGQGPANPFGFGGGAGGADNPFAAMFGSMNPGDLGAAFQQLGQMLSYEGGPVNWDMAKDIARQTVAQGTKGSGGVTKDASVGPAERAAVEEAVRLADLWLDGATSLPSGAAAAVAWSRAEWVEATLPVWKELVDPVAERVGAAMGDVLPEEMQAMAGPLLGMMRSMGGAMFGTQIGQALGVLAGEVVGSTDVGLPLGPAGKAALLPLNITAFGSGLGVPAEEVRLYLALREAAHQRLFAHVPWLRSHLFGAVEGYARGIKVDTAKLEDAVGQLDPTHPEQLQEALQQGMFQPEDTPEQKAALARLETALALVEGWVDAVVHAAAAPHLPSAGALRETLRRRRATGGPAEQTFATLIGLELRPRRLRDASRLWASLTDARGMDGRDALWEHPDMLPTAADLDDPDGFVHREQLDFSELDKMLGEAAGGGAPGRDEGPDLTKGDGEDGEGDGGR, encoded by the coding sequence GTGAGTGACACCCCATTCGGATTCGGCCTTCCGCCGGAGGAGCCGGAGGACGGCGACAACGGCAAGCAGAAGGGCGGCGGCCAGGGGCCGGCCAATCCGTTCGGCTTCGGCGGTGGGGCCGGCGGCGCGGACAACCCGTTCGCCGCGATGTTCGGTTCGATGAACCCGGGCGACCTGGGCGCGGCGTTCCAGCAGCTGGGCCAGATGCTCTCCTACGAGGGCGGCCCGGTGAACTGGGACATGGCCAAGGACATCGCCCGGCAGACGGTGGCGCAGGGCACCAAGGGCTCCGGCGGCGTGACCAAGGACGCCAGCGTCGGCCCGGCGGAGCGGGCCGCGGTGGAGGAGGCCGTCCGGCTCGCGGACCTCTGGCTGGACGGGGCCACCTCGCTGCCGTCCGGCGCGGCCGCCGCGGTGGCCTGGAGCCGGGCCGAGTGGGTGGAGGCCACGCTCCCGGTCTGGAAGGAGCTGGTGGACCCGGTCGCCGAGCGGGTCGGCGCGGCGATGGGCGATGTGCTGCCCGAGGAGATGCAGGCCATGGCGGGCCCGCTGCTCGGGATGATGCGCTCCATGGGCGGCGCGATGTTCGGCACCCAGATCGGCCAGGCCCTGGGCGTGCTGGCCGGCGAGGTGGTGGGCTCCACCGACGTGGGGCTGCCGCTGGGCCCGGCGGGCAAGGCCGCGCTGCTGCCGCTGAACATCACCGCGTTCGGCTCGGGGCTGGGCGTGCCGGCCGAGGAGGTACGGCTGTACCTGGCCCTGCGCGAGGCCGCCCACCAGCGGCTCTTCGCCCACGTGCCGTGGCTGCGCTCGCACCTGTTCGGCGCCGTCGAGGGGTACGCGCGCGGCATCAAGGTGGACACCGCCAAGCTGGAGGACGCGGTCGGCCAGCTCGACCCGACGCACCCCGAGCAGTTGCAGGAGGCGCTCCAGCAGGGCATGTTCCAGCCGGAGGACACGCCGGAGCAGAAGGCCGCGCTGGCCCGTCTGGAGACGGCGCTGGCGCTGGTCGAGGGCTGGGTGGACGCGGTGGTGCACGCGGCCGCCGCCCCCCACCTGCCGTCGGCGGGCGCGCTGCGGGAGACGCTGCGGCGGCGCCGGGCCACCGGCGGGCCGGCGGAGCAGACCTTCGCCACCCTGATCGGCCTGGAGCTGCGGCCCCGGCGGCTGCGGGACGCCTCCCGGCTGTGGGCCTCGCTCACCGACGCCCGCGGGATGGACGGGCGGGACGCGCTGTGGGAGCACCCGGACATGCTGCCGACCGCGGCCGACCTGGACGACCCGGACGGTTTCGTCCACCGCGAGCAGCTGGACTTCTCCGAGCTGGACAAGATGCTCGGCGAGGCGGCGGGCGGCGGCGCGCCCGGGCGTGACGAGGGACCGGACCTGACCAAGGGCGACGGCGAGGACGGCGAAGGCGACGGCGGCCGGTGA